The following coding sequences lie in one Listeria ivanovii subsp. londoniensis genomic window:
- the hemG gene encoding protoporphyrinogen oxidase, translating into MKHIVIIGGGLSGLVAAYELQKTHPNYSWELVEKDEKLGGKFETVKRDGFLIEKGPDSFLARKPAGIELVRELGLENQLIANATGRSYIYHQKALHPIPEGAVMGIPTNKQALLASTLISEVGKARALQEPTIPANTTKADQSIGDFFEVRFGKELVKTLIEPLLSGIYAGNIYKMSLRATFPQFEEAVAKHGSLMEGLQQSQLNTTGTKATIGAFRTLDGGLDSLPKAVEQALPKNHLHTGKQATQIWKKGHSYEISFENGDKISADGVIIAATHDTLIDLLGNRVTEPFSNQPLTSLATVSLAYNESDVPILPDGTGYLVARTAPYRTTACTWVQKKWPHMVPEDKMLLRGFVGKAGETWLEEASDEAIVSAVLADYAEMMDIERAPLFYEVSRMKSAMPQYSVTHQARLKQLKENIATDYPGIYFAGMSYQGVGIPDCIAGAKLAVNDVTDFLKEV; encoded by the coding sequence GTGAAACATATTGTGATTATCGGAGGCGGCTTATCGGGGCTTGTAGCAGCTTATGAACTACAAAAAACACATCCGAATTATTCTTGGGAATTAGTAGAAAAAGACGAAAAACTAGGTGGGAAATTCGAAACAGTTAAACGAGACGGTTTTTTAATTGAAAAAGGACCAGATTCGTTTTTAGCGAGAAAGCCAGCCGGAATCGAATTAGTGAGAGAGCTAGGGTTAGAAAATCAATTAATTGCGAATGCAACTGGGCGTTCTTATATTTACCATCAAAAAGCGCTACATCCTATTCCAGAAGGGGCAGTGATGGGCATTCCAACGAACAAACAAGCACTATTAGCAAGCACGCTTATTTCAGAAGTAGGGAAAGCTCGTGCCTTACAAGAACCAACCATCCCAGCAAACACAACAAAAGCAGATCAATCGATTGGGGACTTTTTTGAAGTTCGTTTTGGGAAAGAATTAGTAAAAACGCTTATAGAGCCACTTTTATCTGGTATTTATGCAGGAAATATTTATAAAATGAGCTTGCGGGCAACATTTCCGCAATTTGAAGAAGCTGTGGCTAAACATGGTAGTTTGATGGAAGGTCTACAACAAAGTCAGCTGAACACAACTGGAACTAAAGCAACCATTGGCGCATTTAGGACGCTAGATGGCGGGTTAGATTCTTTACCAAAAGCCGTCGAACAAGCTCTTCCTAAGAACCATTTGCACACAGGAAAACAAGCAACGCAAATTTGGAAAAAAGGTCATTCTTATGAAATTTCTTTTGAAAATGGAGATAAAATATCAGCTGATGGCGTCATTATTGCTGCTACTCACGATACATTAATTGATTTACTTGGAAACAGGGTAACAGAACCGTTTTCCAACCAGCCATTAACCAGCCTTGCAACAGTCTCATTAGCTTATAATGAAAGTGATGTACCCATTTTACCGGATGGAACGGGTTATTTAGTTGCTAGAACTGCTCCTTATCGAACCACTGCTTGTACATGGGTGCAAAAAAAATGGCCACATATGGTACCTGAGGATAAAATGCTATTACGAGGCTTTGTTGGTAAAGCAGGTGAAACTTGGTTAGAAGAGGCAAGTGATGAAGCGATTGTTTCTGCTGTTTTAGCAGATTATGCCGAAATGATGGATATCGAAAGAGCGCCCCTTTTTTATGAAGTAAGTCGGATGAAATCTGCAATGCCACAGTATTCAGTGACACACCAAGCTAGACTAAAACAACTAAAAGAAAATATTGCAACAGACTACCCGGGAATTTATTTTGCAGGAATGAGTTATCAAGGAGTTGGAATTCCTGATTGTATTGCTGGGGCGAAACTAGCCGTTAATGATGTTACTGATTTTTTGAAAGAGGTGTAA
- a CDS encoding anti-sigma regulatory factor: MTFQSCVKIINEWDIVAARQLGRKISKEIGFGTVDQARITTAISELARNIFLYAGRGEICIEKVSEAGKQGMIIVAKDKGPGIVDLRKVMQDGYTTSGGLGAGLPGVKRLMDSFDIESSIEGNSKGTVITTTKWVR; encoded by the coding sequence ATGACATTCCAATCCTGTGTAAAGATAATTAATGAGTGGGACATTGTGGCTGCAAGGCAACTAGGTAGAAAAATATCCAAAGAAATTGGCTTTGGAACAGTTGACCAGGCGAGAATAACGACAGCCATCAGTGAACTAGCAAGAAATATTTTCCTTTATGCTGGTCGAGGAGAAATCTGTATTGAGAAAGTAAGTGAAGCAGGCAAGCAAGGTATGATAATTGTTGCCAAAGATAAAGGACCGGGAATTGTTGACCTTAGAAAAGTCATGCAAGATGGCTATACAACATCAGGTGGACTTGGTGCAGGCTTGCCAGGAGTTAAACGTTTAATGGATAGTTTTGATATTGAATCCAGTATTGAAGGAAATTCTAAAGGAACGGTAATCACAACAACGAAATGGGTTCGGTAA
- a CDS encoding STAS domain-containing protein, with amino-acid sequence MGIPILKLGECLLISIQSELDDQTAVEFQEDLLAKIHETSARGVVIDITSIDFIDSFIAKILGDVVSMSKLMGAKVVVTGIQPAVAITLIELGITFSGVLSAMDLESGLEKLKQELGE; translated from the coding sequence GTGGGGATACCAATCTTAAAGTTAGGTGAATGTTTATTAATTTCTATTCAAAGTGAATTAGATGATCAAACTGCGGTAGAATTCCAAGAAGACTTGCTAGCGAAAATCCATGAAACGTCGGCCAGAGGAGTAGTCATTGATATAACCTCAATCGATTTTATTGATTCGTTTATTGCAAAAATTCTTGGAGACGTAGTAAGTATGTCTAAGCTAATGGGTGCAAAAGTGGTTGTAACTGGGATACAGCCTGCAGTTGCGATTACCTTAATTGAACTCGGAATTACTTTTAGTGGAGTGCTTTCGGCGATGGATCTTGAAAGTGGTCTGGAAAAACTTAAACAGGAATTGGGGGAATGA
- a CDS encoding SulP family inorganic anion transporter produces the protein MKKVLWNSVKGYTWARFRKDLLAGIIVGVIALPLAMSFAIASGVKPEYGIYSSFVAGIIVSIFGGSKFQIAGPTGAFIPVLLGIVLTYGYQDLLVAGMIAGVLLCLMGIFKLGTLIKFIPRPVTIGFTAGIAVTIFMGQVGNFLGLTGMKKQEAFIDNMKEIWIHLDSWNFYSILISCICLLVLFLFPKIVPKIPAPLIGLVITTGIAMIFFPDALPTIGSSYGEIPSSFPPFHLPDISFENMSKLIGPAFVIAMLGGIESLLSAVVADGMTNTKHNSNRELIGQGIANIVTPMFGGIPATGAIARTATNINNGATSRMSGIIHGIFVLLTLLVLAPVAVNIPIAAMAPILMLVAWNMSERKTFQHILKLKSGDTLVLVITFLLTVFASLTVAVEVGLLLAVVLFAKQMGSAMQIVEIEPEGAEIAPQLYNKISIFTIRGPLFFGAAQIFQQNIMKAIHVKPEYLILRMGKVPIIDATAEGYFHQIEKEFSKHGGQILITGLNEKAKESLQDSGLYDRIGEEHFFLHTEDAIHYAETALNQENR, from the coding sequence TTGAAGAAAGTGTTATGGAACAGTGTCAAAGGTTATACGTGGGCGAGATTTAGGAAAGACTTGCTAGCGGGGATTATTGTGGGGGTTATTGCTCTTCCGCTTGCGATGTCGTTTGCAATTGCAAGTGGTGTAAAACCAGAGTACGGGATTTATTCCAGTTTTGTGGCTGGTATTATTGTGTCGATTTTTGGCGGATCTAAATTCCAAATCGCTGGACCAACTGGCGCATTTATTCCGGTCTTACTTGGAATCGTATTAACTTATGGCTATCAAGATTTACTGGTGGCTGGCATGATTGCTGGTGTTTTACTTTGTTTAATGGGGATATTTAAACTTGGCACATTAATAAAATTTATTCCGCGACCTGTGACAATTGGGTTTACAGCTGGTATTGCGGTAACAATTTTTATGGGACAAGTTGGAAATTTTCTCGGATTAACTGGAATGAAAAAACAGGAAGCTTTTATTGATAATATGAAAGAAATTTGGATTCATTTGGATTCATGGAACTTTTATAGTATTCTCATTTCATGTATTTGTTTGCTAGTCTTATTTTTATTTCCGAAAATAGTACCAAAAATTCCAGCGCCATTAATAGGCTTAGTTATTACAACAGGAATTGCGATGATTTTCTTCCCAGATGCACTCCCAACGATTGGATCTTCTTATGGAGAAATTCCGAGTAGCTTTCCACCATTTCATTTACCAGATATCAGTTTTGAAAATATGAGTAAACTGATTGGACCAGCCTTTGTAATTGCGATGCTTGGGGGGATAGAGTCATTACTTTCAGCAGTAGTTGCAGACGGGATGACAAATACGAAACATAACAGTAATCGAGAGTTAATTGGTCAAGGAATTGCGAATATTGTCACACCGATGTTTGGTGGAATTCCTGCTACAGGAGCAATTGCTCGGACAGCGACAAATATTAACAATGGCGCAACAAGTAGAATGTCTGGTATTATTCATGGTATTTTTGTTTTACTCACATTACTTGTTCTTGCTCCAGTAGCTGTTAACATTCCGATTGCTGCGATGGCGCCAATTCTGATGCTTGTTGCATGGAATATGAGTGAACGTAAAACCTTCCAACATATTTTAAAACTAAAATCTGGGGATACGTTAGTTTTGGTAATTACTTTTTTACTTACGGTGTTTGCTAGCTTAACTGTTGCCGTTGAAGTAGGCTTATTACTGGCAGTCGTTCTTTTTGCCAAACAGATGGGTAGCGCGATGCAAATCGTTGAAATCGAACCAGAAGGCGCTGAAATTGCCCCTCAGCTTTATAATAAAATTAGCATATTTACAATTCGTGGACCACTCTTCTTTGGTGCAGCACAAATTTTCCAACAAAACATTATGAAAGCTATTCACGTCAAGCCTGAATACCTGATTTTAAGAATGGGAAAAGTGCCAATTATCGATGCTACTGCAGAAGGTTATTTTCACCAAATTGAAAAAGAATTTTCGAAGCATGGTGGACAAATTTTAATTACAGGGCTGAATGAAAAAGCAAAAGAGAGTCTCCAAGATAGCGGGCTCTATGACCGAATTGGCGAGGAGCATTTCTTTTTACATACAGAAGATGCAATTCATTATGCCGAAACAGCTTTAAACCAAGAGAATAGATAG
- the rsbV gene encoding anti sigma b factor antagonist RsbV: MNISIEIKERDTKHIDIFVAGEIDAYTAPKVKEALELYQVKEGIVLRIDLTDVSYMDSTGLGVFVGAFKSLRQRQSELVLFGLSDRIFRLFEITGLSDIIEIKNVEGEMNGNNA; encoded by the coding sequence ATGAATATTAGTATAGAAATAAAAGAACGAGATACGAAGCACATAGACATATTTGTTGCTGGGGAGATTGATGCTTACACAGCTCCAAAGGTAAAAGAAGCGTTAGAACTTTATCAAGTAAAAGAGGGTATTGTACTTCGAATTGACTTAACAGATGTAAGTTATATGGATAGTACTGGCTTAGGTGTGTTTGTAGGAGCGTTCAAAAGCTTACGCCAACGTCAAAGTGAACTTGTCTTGTTTGGGTTGAGCGATCGGATTTTCCGATTGTTTGAAATCACAGGATTGTCTGATATCATTGAAATCAAAAATGTAGAGGGTGAAATGAATGGCAACAATGCATGA
- the alr gene encoding alanine racemase, which translates to MVTGWHRPTWIEIDRAAIRENIQNEQKHLPKNVAVWAVVKANAYGHGIIEVAKIAKEAGAKGFCVAILDEALALREAGFRDDFILVLGATRKEDANLAARENISLTIYSEDWLEALNPEVPLKVHLKIDSGMGRLGIREAEEAAQIEAKIAGNMNLILEGAYTHFATADQLETSYFDQQLARFHTILRALNERPTFVHTANSAASLLQSQVGFDAIRFGISMYGLTPSIEIKASLPFKLKPALALYTEIVHVKELAPGDSVSYGATYTATEKEWVATLPIGYADGLIRHYSGFHVLVNGEKVPIIGRVCMDQTIIKLPYKFQTGSKVTIIGTDEANTVTADDAAEYLDTINYEVTCMLTERIPRKYIN; encoded by the coding sequence ATGGTGACAGGCTGGCATCGTCCAACATGGATTGAAATCGACCGTGCAGCAATACGTGAAAACATCCAAAATGAACAAAAACATCTTCCAAAAAACGTAGCAGTCTGGGCAGTGGTGAAAGCAAACGCCTATGGTCATGGTATTATTGAAGTGGCAAAAATCGCCAAAGAAGCAGGAGCAAAAGGATTTTGTGTAGCTATTTTGGATGAAGCACTGGCTTTACGAGAAGCTGGTTTTCGGGATGATTTTATTTTAGTCTTAGGAGCAACAAGAAAAGAGGATGCAAATTTAGCAGCACGCGAAAATATTTCACTAACGATTTACAGTGAAGATTGGTTAGAAGCTCTGAATCCTGAAGTACCATTGAAAGTGCATTTGAAAATCGATAGTGGCATGGGGCGTCTAGGTATTCGAGAGGCGGAAGAAGCAGCGCAAATCGAAGCGAAAATTGCTGGGAATATGAACTTGATTTTAGAAGGAGCCTACACGCATTTTGCTACCGCCGATCAGCTGGAAACCAGTTATTTTGACCAACAATTAGCGAGGTTTCATACTATTTTAAGAGCTTTAAATGAACGACCAACATTTGTTCACACAGCAAATTCAGCTGCATCTTTACTACAATCTCAAGTAGGCTTTGATGCGATTCGTTTTGGGATTTCCATGTATGGTTTAACGCCATCAATCGAAATTAAAGCAAGTTTACCATTTAAGCTAAAGCCGGCACTTGCACTTTATACCGAGATAGTTCATGTGAAAGAACTTGCGCCTGGTGATAGTGTCAGCTATGGAGCGACCTATACAGCAACGGAAAAAGAATGGGTTGCAACACTACCGATTGGTTATGCAGATGGGCTTATTCGTCACTACAGTGGATTTCACGTGCTAGTAAATGGAGAAAAAGTTCCGATAATTGGGCGAGTATGTATGGATCAAACAATCATCAAACTACCTTATAAATTTCAAACTGGTTCAAAAGTAACGATAATTGGTACTGACGAAGCGAATACGGTAACAGCTGATGATGCAGCTGAATATTTAGACACAATTAATTATGAAGTTACCTGTATGTTAACTGAGCGTATACCTAGAAAATACATCAATTAG
- the rsbW gene encoding anti-sigma B factor RsbW yields the protein MATMHDKITLQLPAKPEYVSLGRLSLSGIASRAGFSYEAIEDLKIAVSEAITNSVKHAFKEEDGGEITVEYLVYEDKLEVRVSDNGTSFDLESRKQEIGPYDVGEDAEMMRIGGLGLFLIETLMDDVKLYYDEGVSVVMTKYINEKQVEENAKSIST from the coding sequence ATGGCAACAATGCATGACAAAATTACGTTACAACTTCCTGCCAAGCCTGAATATGTTAGTTTAGGTAGACTTTCATTATCAGGAATAGCGAGTCGTGCAGGATTTTCTTATGAGGCAATTGAAGATTTAAAAATAGCTGTGAGTGAAGCCATCACTAATTCTGTGAAACATGCATTCAAAGAAGAAGATGGCGGTGAAATCACAGTAGAATATCTTGTCTATGAAGATAAACTTGAAGTTCGTGTTTCCGATAACGGAACAAGCTTTGATTTAGAAAGTCGTAAACAAGAAATTGGCCCATATGATGTCGGTGAAGATGCAGAAATGATGCGTATTGGTGGACTAGGTTTATTTTTAATCGAAACATTAATGGATGATGTGAAACTTTATTATGATGAAGGGGTTTCCGTCGTAATGACCAAATATATTAATGAAAAGCAGGTGGAGGAGAATGCCAAAAGTATCTCAACCTGA
- a CDS encoding PP2C family serine/threonine-protein phosphatase: protein MNKAVESNNLFVFQRSKALQQYCGDVYFTHEDENGFLYVLSDGLGSGLEANRAAKATIEAIKEDIHADLTHMLEKANQAVSGLRGAAIAIIKADYLTKTIYYTGMGNIRFYMIGSEDKLIFPLSGSGFLSGRKQKYRLQNFKYKSGSKFLLHSDGLVLSRVRKNLESPLCVVKLGHLIEQSILDIPTDDVTFLLGQFPN, encoded by the coding sequence ATGAACAAGGCGGTTGAATCAAATAATTTATTTGTATTTCAACGTTCTAAAGCATTACAACAATACTGCGGGGATGTTTATTTTACCCATGAAGACGAAAATGGTTTTCTATATGTTCTTTCTGATGGGCTTGGTAGTGGTCTAGAAGCTAATAGAGCTGCAAAAGCGACTATTGAAGCCATAAAAGAAGATATCCATGCTGACTTAACTCATATGCTCGAAAAGGCGAACCAAGCTGTCTCAGGCCTTCGTGGCGCTGCAATTGCGATTATTAAAGCAGATTACTTAACAAAAACGATTTATTATACCGGTATGGGCAATATTCGTTTTTATATGATTGGGTCTGAGGATAAACTTATTTTTCCTCTTTCTGGGTCTGGCTTTTTGTCAGGCAGGAAACAGAAATATCGTTTGCAGAACTTTAAATATAAATCTGGAAGTAAGTTTTTGCTCCACTCAGATGGGCTGGTTCTTTCTCGTGTTAGAAAGAATTTAGAATCACCACTTTGTGTAGTGAAGCTTGGTCATCTCATCGAACAATCCATTTTAGATATACCAACTGATGATGTTACTTTCTTGCTCGGTCAATTTCCAAACTAA
- the sigB gene encoding RNA polymerase sigma factor SigB codes for MPKVSQPDKEAKEKVYIWIAAYQENGDQDAQYNLVVHYKNLVESIARKYSQGKSFHEDLVQVGNIGLLGAIRRYDATFGKSFEAFAVPTIVGEIKRFLRDKTWSVHVPRRIKELGPKIKNAVEELTRELQSSPQISDIADFIGVTEEEVLEAMEMGKSYQALSVDHSIEADSDGSTITLLDVVGGTDDGFERVNQRMLLEKVLPVLDEREQKILQYTFIENRSQKETGELLDISQMHVSRIQRQAIKKLREALQNEEVE; via the coding sequence ATGCCAAAAGTATCTCAACCTGATAAAGAAGCAAAAGAAAAAGTGTATATTTGGATTGCTGCCTATCAAGAAAACGGTGATCAAGATGCTCAGTATAACTTAGTGGTGCATTATAAAAACTTAGTAGAATCCATTGCACGTAAGTATTCTCAGGGTAAGTCTTTTCACGAAGACTTAGTCCAAGTAGGAAATATTGGATTGCTAGGTGCGATTAGACGTTATGATGCAACGTTCGGAAAAAGCTTTGAAGCATTTGCTGTGCCAACAATAGTTGGTGAGATTAAACGTTTTTTACGCGATAAAACATGGAGTGTTCATGTACCACGTCGCATAAAAGAACTTGGTCCGAAAATTAAGAATGCCGTCGAAGAGCTAACAAGAGAATTGCAAAGCTCACCCCAAATTAGCGATATTGCAGATTTCATCGGTGTGACGGAAGAAGAAGTTTTAGAAGCAATGGAAATGGGTAAAAGCTATCAAGCGCTCTCAGTAGACCATTCAATTGAAGCGGATTCTGATGGGAGTACTATCACGCTACTTGATGTAGTTGGTGGCACAGATGATGGATTTGAACGTGTGAATCAACGAATGCTTTTAGAGAAAGTTCTCCCAGTTTTAGACGAGCGAGAACAGAAAATTTTGCAATATACTTTTATTGAAAATCGCAGCCAAAAAGAAACAGGAGAGCTGCTCGATATATCGCAAATGCATGTGTCTAGAATCCAACGTCAAGCAATTAAAAAACTTCGAGAGGCGTTGCAGAATGAGGAAGTGGAGTAA
- a CDS encoding RsbT co-antagonist protein RsbRA yields MYKDFANFIRTNKADLLNNWMNEMEKQSDQLINDIAKEPMYEETSKEFVDLIVSNITENGSKFNEKLDDFAEKVVHLGWPIHFVTTGLRVFGLLVYTAMREEDLFLKREEKPEDDAYYRFETWLSTMYNKVVTAYADTWEKTVSIQKSALQELSAPLLPIFEKISVMPLIGTIDTERAKLIIENLLIGVVKNRSEVVLIDITGVPVVDTMVAHHIIQASEAVRLVGCQAMLVGIRPEIAQTIVNLGIELDQIITTNTMKKGMERALALTNREIVEKEG; encoded by the coding sequence ATGTATAAAGATTTTGCAAACTTCATCCGGACCAATAAGGCAGACTTACTAAATAATTGGATGAATGAAATGGAGAAACAATCAGACCAATTAATAAATGATATTGCAAAAGAACCTATGTATGAAGAAACGAGTAAAGAGTTTGTTGATTTGATTGTTTCGAACATAACAGAAAATGGTTCTAAATTTAACGAAAAGTTAGATGATTTTGCAGAAAAAGTGGTCCATTTAGGTTGGCCCATTCATTTTGTCACCACAGGCCTGCGTGTTTTCGGGCTTTTAGTATATACAGCTATGAGAGAGGAAGATTTATTTTTAAAAAGAGAAGAAAAACCAGAGGATGACGCCTATTATCGCTTTGAAACATGGCTTTCAACCATGTATAACAAAGTGGTGACAGCCTACGCGGATACGTGGGAAAAAACAGTTTCGATTCAAAAAAGTGCTTTACAGGAATTATCGGCACCACTTTTGCCAATATTTGAAAAAATTTCTGTCATGCCACTAATTGGAACGATTGACACAGAAAGAGCTAAGTTAATCATCGAAAACTTATTAATAGGCGTTGTAAAAAATCGGTCAGAAGTGGTATTGATTGATATTACGGGAGTTCCAGTAGTTGATACGATGGTTGCACATCATATCATTCAAGCATCAGAAGCAGTTAGACTTGTCGGCTGTCAGGCAATGCTCGTAGGTATTAGACCAGAAATAGCGCAAACAATCGTTAATCTAGGAATTGAATTAGATCAAATAATCACGACCAACACAATGAAAAAAGGCATGGAGCGTGCGCTTGCCTTGACGAACAGAGAGATAGTAGAAAAAGAGGGGTGA
- the acpS gene encoding holo-ACP synthase, translating into MIKGIGLDMIDLRRVKQVLEKNPRFIERILTEKEISQFEKYEGSRKIEFLAGRFAAKEAYAKANGTGFGKHLSFTDVEILQVEDGRPHVTMPIKPDETVFVSITHTARSAAAQVIIEV; encoded by the coding sequence ATGATTAAAGGTATTGGACTAGATATGATTGATTTACGACGAGTAAAACAAGTTTTAGAAAAGAATCCCCGTTTTATTGAGCGGATTTTAACAGAAAAAGAAATTAGTCAATTTGAAAAATATGAAGGTAGTCGTAAAATTGAATTTTTAGCGGGTCGCTTTGCCGCCAAAGAAGCTTATGCAAAAGCGAACGGAACTGGATTTGGAAAACATTTAAGCTTTACGGATGTAGAAATTTTACAAGTAGAAGATGGCAGACCTCATGTGACAATGCCAATAAAACCAGATGAGACGGTGTTTGTGAGTATTACCCACACGGCAAGATCTGCTGCGGCACAAGTGATTATTGAAGTTTAG
- a CDS encoding CopG family ribbon-helix-helix protein, with amino-acid sequence MLEKEKRMIISVELTQEMVQELDVVVEKEKMGRSEVIMEATQQFLQEKRARELRDEMERGYAEMATINFAIACECTHVEAEAEDRNISILGG; translated from the coding sequence GTGTTAGAGAAAGAAAAGCGGATGATAATATCCGTAGAACTGACACAGGAAATGGTACAGGAACTCGACGTAGTTGTAGAAAAAGAAAAAATGGGGCGGAGTGAAGTTATAATGGAAGCAACGCAACAATTTTTGCAAGAGAAAAGGGCACGTGAGTTGAGAGACGAGATGGAGCGCGGCTATGCGGAGATGGCGACAATTAACTTTGCTATTGCATGCGAGTGTACCCATGTCGAAGCAGAAGCAGAAGACAGGAATATTAGTATATTAGGAGGTTAA
- a CDS encoding type II toxin-antitoxin system PemK/MazF family toxin produces the protein MMVKRGDVYYADLSPVVGSEQGGIRPVLIIQNDIGNRFSPTVIVAAITAKIQKAKLPTHVEATRKDGFERDSVILLEQIRTIDKQRLTDKITHLDEELMVKVNQALEVSLGVVEF, from the coding sequence CTGATGGTGAAGCGTGGTGACGTGTACTACGCGGACCTTTCCCCCGTGGTCGGAAGCGAGCAAGGGGGAATACGGCCTGTTCTCATCATTCAAAACGACATTGGTAATAGATTCAGTCCAACTGTGATTGTGGCAGCAATAACCGCAAAAATTCAAAAAGCAAAGTTGCCAACACATGTGGAAGCTACTCGTAAAGATGGCTTTGAAAGAGATTCTGTCATTCTTTTAGAACAAATTAGAACAATTGACAAACAACGCCTGACAGATAAGATTACACATTTGGACGAGGAACTAATGGTCAAGGTAAACCAGGCGCTGGAAGTCAGTCTAGGAGTAGTAGAATTCTAA